The genomic segment ATATTGCAATCTGGCAGATGatatggagtacggagtagttgaCGCAAGGTTGATTCCCCTGCCGAGCTTTGACAAGGTCTCTGCTGGTTCAAATAGGACCGTGGCAGTGCCATACATAGGGCTGTCAGTGCGCCCTGGATGCCGCCAAGGCGGATAGATGAGTATGACTGGACGACATTTGGAGGCCACCCGTTTGCAGCCAGCCTTGTTTcccgtcaactggtcatTGAATGTCTCAGCTTACCTTACTTCACTCTAGTAGTTGCCAAACAGTCAAGCCGGCACCGTCACATTACATTGGTGTGGACCATTACTAGTTACTGGTCAGCTAGTCCACCAGGCAGCTCTTCACCTCGAGTTATTAAAACTCCATCCTCTTCACTTCACCTCCCTTGGTTGGTTGCCCGCAATCAGTTTGCGGTCAGAGTCCGGCGGCTCCGCCTAACTTAGACCAGCGGGTGAAGTTCTTCAAGGTTCCCGACAGGCCGCCGTCAGTTGAACCAAATAACCCCTCTCTTATCATTCGCGACCGGCCTTGCCTTCAGCTTGCCTGTCCCGTCCTATCCACTCCTCACCAAtcctgtcaagtcaaggttcACTCTTAAACCAACTCCCGCACATAACCATAACCGGAATCCCTTACCTGGGCCAAAAAACGACCCGCCGTCTTATTCTCTCTCCACCATCCCTGCAAATGGTGCCAACCGCTGTAGACAGTCAACTGTACAAGACACCTCCCAGAGCCTGCGTATTGTGCCAATGTCCGGCGCTgcgcagcaacagcaacagcccGGCTCAGCCTCTGGCGGGGATGGGCCAAACCGCAATGCCACTCGACCCACGAACAGACGGGCAATAGATGATTTCGTCGATTTCGTCGAGGATACAAAGAAAAAGTGCGTGGGCAGAAACGGGCTCCGGGAGAGAGAGCCCTATATCCCACTTGACGCCCTCGAGGAGTATTGGCATCCCACAAGCATCAGGGCTCTTTGCAGATCCCTTCATCTCAGTATTCCGTGCGAAGTTGACGCTATCAAGTCGCGGCTTTTGCGTACATTCTCACttttggtccatgtcgacatggTGTCACACCTCGACGTCTTCGTCAAATGGAAAATATCTGATGCTCATTTCCCGCTCGGCGAAGACAGTTTACCACCCGTACTAAAACAGCCGCGGTACAAAGACCTTGTAGAGGTAATTCTCATATATCAGTGGCTCTTTTTCCCCCTGGTATTAAAGCCAACAGAGCTCTCGGGAATTCACCTACCAGAGCGACTCATCTTGCCCTTTGATTCCGAAGAAACAATTTATCAGAGCAACTCTTCCAATATCACAAAGACGGTTACCCGGTCATCTTCAAGTCCTGAGATCCAGGTCAGTTTAAAACCATACTTCGTCGCATACTCCTTCTTGCCTCATTTCCCACCAGCTGGCTAACCGCAGGAATATAGAGAGAGGTGTACGTTATCAAGTCTTACTCGAGTAGTCTTGCGAACCGGTATGCGAACGAACGATTGGCCCTAACAGCTATCCAAGATCTTCGAAATCCACACATAATCAGCTACCATGGTTCGTTTGTGCAGAGTGGCACTAACAACCTTGTGTTGGGGTatgttgatggtggcaaCTTGGCTGAGTACTTTGAGAATACGCCGAGGCCAGCCACACGACATGATGCCTGGTTGTTCTGGAAGAGTATGACCGGAGTTTGGAAGGGGCTCGTCGGCCTTCACAGGTTGGCTCCCAGCGGCGATGCCAAAAACGAGGCTAGCGAGATTCACTGGGGGTAAGATGCACCTACAATTTCCAACTGGGAAGCTTGCCAACCCTCTTCCGCCACATGGCAATATTGAACATGGAACTGACCACGTTACACGCTTCGGCAGGGTACACGAAGACCTCAAGCCTGACAACATTCTCATTTCCAGGAATGGTGTCACTTCAAACTCACCATATGAGTTTATCCCTATCATCTCTGACTTTGGGCACAGTTGTGTCAGAATCGCATCGCGAGATGGAGTGGACCCGGAGAAGAGGCTCGTTCCTGACCGGCATGGGAACCAAGAGTTTGGTAAGACTCCTGTCtccattcatcaacaaaagtATATGTACCATTTTAGAAGATTCTAACGACGTTATCAGCGGCGCCTGAAGCAAGCCACCATGCAAGCCACCTACGTCGGGGTCATTCCACGATCGACGCGAGCGTAGACGTCTGGTCGATGGGATGTATCCTGAGcgtcgctgctgcttggGTTGTAATGGGCGACTATGGCATCGAATCATACGATGCTATGAGAAGTAAAGAATTCAAAAGCATCGCTAGCTTTGAAGACCAAGCCTATCGCGGATGTTTTCACAATGGGACTGATCCTTTGGACGCGGTCGCCAAGACGCACCGGCAAGTAAGCGAAACCGGCGACGAATTCACTCAACAAGTTGTCAACCTCGTAGGTCGATTCTGTATTGTGGGAGATCCAAAAGCTCGTCAGCCAGCCCATAAGATGTATGAGTTACTTTGCAACAGCTTGGGCAGGGAATATCCTCCAACTCCCAGGATAACCACGCCTTTGAAAGTCAGAACACCGGATTTTTCCCATACTCATCGTCGTGGGATATCACAAGAGAGTGGAGTTTCTAGCAGGAGTGATAATTACATGCTCCTCGGCTCCCCGATCTCTTCCGGGCCGTTCTCACCCAACCTCCAAACTCCTCCATCTGCCGGCACGTCCGTCGTTCCAGTATCCAACGGCCACATCGTGGAGAGCCCGACCGACTTCATGGGCAGAAGTAGCCAGATCTTGCTACCAAGTTCTCCGTCCTTGCTCGAACCTCGACATTCAGGCCAGTCCCTAGCAGTGCCAGAAACACGGTTGCGTAGCACCGAACCCTCGCCTCAGAGAGATGCATTTCTGACGATTGACGAGTGCCACGAATGGGTTGACGCAAAGAAGTCAAAGCGTTATGTTGACAACACAGTGGACAGGGCCATTCAGCGTCTGCAAAAGCAATTAAAAGGTCGGGAGCACATCTTTCTCATTGAGGACTCCCCGTCCATG from the Pochonia chlamydosporia 170 chromosome 6, whole genome shotgun sequence genome contains:
- a CDS encoding kinase domain-containing protein, which encodes MSGAAQQQQQPGSASGGDGPNRNATRPTNRRAIDDFVDFVEDTKKKCVGRNGLREREPYIPLDALEEYWHPTSIRALCRSLHLSIPCEVDAIKSRLLRTFSLLVHVDMVSHLDVFVKWKISDAHFPLGEDSLPPVLKQPRYKDLVEVILIYQWLFFPLVLKPTELSGIHLPERLILPFDSEETIYQSNSSNITKTVTRSSSSPEIQREVYVIKSYSSSLANRYANERLALTAIQDLRNPHIISYHGSFVQSGTNNLVLGYVDGGNLAEYFENTPRPATRHDAWLFWKSMTGVWKGLVGLHRLAPSGDAKNEASEIHWGVHEDLKPDNILISRNGVTSNSPYEFIPIISDFGHSCVRIASRDGVDPEKRLVPDRHGNQEFAAPEASHHASHLRRGHSTIDASVDVWSMGCILSVAAAWVVMGDYGIESYDAMRSKEFKSIASFEDQAYRGCFHNGTDPLDAVAKTHRQVSETGDEFTQQVVNLVGRFCIVGDPKARQPAHKMYELLCNSLGREYPPTPRITTPLKVRTPDFSHTHRRGISQESGVSSRSDNYMLLGSPISSGPFSPNLQTPPSAGTSVVPVSNGHIVESPTDFMGRSSQILLPSSPSLLEPRHSGQSLAVPETRLRSTEPSPQRDAFLTIDECHEWVDAKKSKRYVDNTVDRAIQRLQKQLKGREHIFLIEDSPSMRSYRKELLDVFLTLSYMAKPMDPNRIELIFASQPSIVHKPFPLPSVLDSLKNRPLREAFKNCQFDLVDGFMEQSLGQVVDKIIREKLVLRPNGSLAPPVSLFVFTDGRWGKNGDLPCGVEMPIQKLMNSTRRYGGGRTQMMVQFVRFGDDENGMQYLDYLDKFGKKDKWDIVDHKPISGNIFTLFTGSITTRGDDEGESGSSSRQT